A segment of the Synechococcus sp. MU1643 genome:
CGGTCTTCAGCCCCTAAGCAGCGACCCTGGTTTGGGTTGGTGGGCTCCCGGCCCTAAGGGGTCGAGCGTGGTGGGCACTTACCTGCACGGCTTGCTGGACAACGGCCCATGGCGACGGGCCTGGCTCAACAGGCTTCGCGATCAACGGGGGCTGCAACCGTTAGCCAACGATCCCAAGAACCACAGCGCCCACCGTGATCTATTGCTCGATCGCCTGGCAGATGCCTTCGAGCAACATGTGAACCTCGCTCCGTTGCTCCAGCCATGACTTCGATTCCTGTGCGCTGGCCCGATGGGAGCACAACCCACGAAACCATTGGCCAGGACTGGTTGGTGGCCGCCAGTGGAGCGGGCATCAGCATTTCCACCGGTTGCCTTGGGGGCAGCTGCGGGGCCTGCGAGATCGACGTGAACGGCAAAACGGTGCGTGCCTGCATCAGCACCATTCCGGCGTCGAAATCAGCGAAACTCACCGTTGAAATCGCAACCGACCCGCACTGGTGACTCCCCTTCGCCTCAGCCTGATAGCCCTGCTCACCGGCGCCTTGAGCGGCGCCGGCGTGGCTGTTGTGATGGGTTCGATCGGCGGCTTGATCCAGCTGCTCTGGGGAGACCCAGTGCTCGAGGGCTTGGATCGCGGCCTTCCCCTGGGCTGGTCGCTGCTGATCTGCGGCGGCAGCGGTTTGATCCTTTCGCTGCTGCATCGCCCCTGCCCCACCACATTGCTGCCTGAGCTCCGGGAGACCCTGAACGATCTGAATCATCCGGATCAGGCTCCGAAGCGCGATGAAGGCCGTGGTCTTCTTGGAGCGACCTTGGCCCAGATCGGTGGAGGTGCCGTCGGACCGGAAGCCCTAATGAGCCGCATGGCCGCACTGATCAGCCAAAGGATTTGGCGTGGTCGTGACCAAAAGCTTCAGCAGGCAACAGTGGCAGGGAGCCTCGCCTTTTTCGGAGCTCCTTTACTGGGGGGGGCTGTGGTTAGCGGGGGCTCTCACCCAAACAGCGGCAGGCAGACATTCCTCGACCGCTGGTTGCCTGGCAGCCTCGGCGGTGTTGCCGGGTTTGCCGCCTTCAATGGCTTGGGAACCGCCAGCGGTGGATCGCTGCAACGGCTCCAATACACCTGGCCCAACAGCCTGGGGGAAGATCTCGGCACCCTCAGCGCAGGCCTGTTGGGGGGAGTGATTGGTTGCGGCTTGGGCTGGCTGTTGCTGCAGTGGCGAGGCTGGCTAGAGCAGCGCCAACTCCTGGCCCGATGGCCCTGGTGGCCGCTGCTGACCGGTCTGCTGTTGGGCGCCTGTATGCACTGGTTACCGTTGGTTCCCTTTGCAGGGGAAGACCAGCTGCGGCCCCTGCTGGAGGGCCAGAACTCAAGTGAGGCCTGGGTCCTACTCCTCTCCGCGATCGTAAAACTGCTGATGCTGGGCCTTTGCCTGGAAACCGGCTGGCGCGGAGGGGTGTTCTTTCCCTTGTTCCTGGTCGCCTGCGCACTTGGGATGGGACTCCACCTGCTGCTGCCGGAGCTGGGCAGCCTTGGCAGCTGGTGCGGCTCCCTCACAGGTGCGTTGTACCGCTGCGTGCTTCCTGCACCCTTGGCAGTTCTTGTTCTCGGGGTTGCCCTCCTGAAGGGCCACGGCACAGC
Coding sequences within it:
- a CDS encoding 2Fe-2S iron-sulfur cluster-binding protein yields the protein MTSIPVRWPDGSTTHETIGQDWLVAASGAGISISTGCLGGSCGACEIDVNGKTVRACISTIPASKSAKLTVEIATDPHW
- a CDS encoding chloride channel protein, which gives rise to MTPLRLSLIALLTGALSGAGVAVVMGSIGGLIQLLWGDPVLEGLDRGLPLGWSLLICGGSGLILSLLHRPCPTTLLPELRETLNDLNHPDQAPKRDEGRGLLGATLAQIGGGAVGPEALMSRMAALISQRIWRGRDQKLQQATVAGSLAFFGAPLLGGAVVSGGSHPNSGRQTFLDRWLPGSLGGVAGFAAFNGLGTASGGSLQRLQYTWPNSLGEDLGTLSAGLLGGVIGCGLGWLLLQWRGWLEQRQLLARWPWWPLLTGLLLGACMHWLPLVPFAGEDQLRPLLEGQNSSEAWVLLLSAIVKLLMLGLCLETGWRGGVFFPLFLVACALGMGLHLLLPELGSLGSWCGSLTGALYRCVLPAPLAVLVLGVALLKGHGTAGLLMGLGMAHLIRCRSELDGGPPLRP